A region from the Desulfosoma sp. genome encodes:
- a CDS encoding 2-oxoacid:ferredoxin oxidoreductase subunit beta, giving the protein MNVRHSMAEVTKLIHKYLRHDKKFPHVWCPGCGNGILLGALIRAIDRTGYEKDDIVLVSGIGCAGRLPVYVDFNTLHTTHGRALTFATGVKLANPRLQVIVIMGDGDATAIGGNHFIHAARRNLNLTAIIVNNNIYGMTGGQYSPTTPYGALATTAVYRHIEQSFSIAELAVTAGASMVARGTVYHATMLDRLIEQAIRKRGFSVVEVISHCHTQYGRRNKLGGAVDMLRWQKENAVRVEKAAKMSEEELAGKFTIGVLVDRDLPIYTEEYRKIREAARSRMAAVK; this is encoded by the coding sequence ATGAATGTGAGGCATTCCATGGCTGAAGTCACCAAACTCATTCATAAATACCTTCGTCACGACAAGAAATTTCCACACGTATGGTGCCCGGGATGCGGCAACGGCATCCTCTTGGGAGCGCTGATTCGAGCCATCGATCGGACGGGGTATGAAAAAGACGATATCGTGCTGGTTTCCGGCATCGGGTGTGCAGGAAGGTTGCCGGTCTACGTGGACTTCAACACGTTGCACACCACCCACGGGCGAGCCCTCACCTTTGCCACGGGGGTTAAGCTGGCCAATCCACGTCTCCAAGTCATTGTCATCATGGGAGACGGGGATGCAACGGCCATCGGAGGGAACCACTTTATTCATGCGGCACGACGCAACCTGAATCTGACGGCCATTATTGTCAACAACAACATCTACGGCATGACCGGGGGGCAATACTCCCCCACCACGCCTTACGGAGCTCTGGCCACAACGGCCGTCTACAGACATATTGAGCAGTCTTTTTCCATCGCCGAACTGGCCGTAACAGCCGGCGCGAGCATGGTGGCACGAGGCACCGTCTACCACGCCACCATGCTGGATCGGCTTATTGAACAGGCCATTCGCAAGAGAGGGTTTTCCGTGGTGGAAGTGATCAGCCATTGCCATACCCAATATGGGCGGCGCAACAAATTGGGAGGTGCTGTAGACATGTTGCGCTGGCAAAAAGAAAATGCGGTGCGCGTGGAAAAGGCTGCGAAAATGAGCGAAGAAGAACTGGCAGGAAAATTCACCATCGGTGTTTTGGTGGATCGAGATCTGCCCATATACACGGAAGAATACCGAAAGATTCGCGAAGCCGCTCGAAGCCGCATGGCCGCCGTTAAATAG
- a CDS encoding 2-oxoacid:acceptor oxidoreductase family protein, whose amino-acid sequence MGYRYEVRLSGSGGQGLIMAGIILAEAAGIYDGKFVCQTQSYGPEARGGASKSEVVISDEEIDYPKAIKPDVLLAMNQKSCDAYFFDLKPDGILIVDSTFVKQVPTTRAISIPFTQIARSQLKKEMTANIIALGALAVLTRCVSLSSLEAAVLARVPSGTEELNKAALEAGINAAKSHLKGT is encoded by the coding sequence ATGGGGTACCGATATGAAGTGCGTTTAAGCGGGTCTGGAGGTCAAGGGCTGATCATGGCCGGAATCATTTTGGCTGAAGCCGCCGGCATTTATGACGGCAAATTCGTTTGCCAAACCCAGAGTTACGGGCCGGAAGCTCGAGGTGGGGCCAGCAAGTCGGAAGTCGTCATCAGCGATGAGGAAATCGATTACCCCAAGGCCATCAAACCTGACGTGCTTCTGGCCATGAACCAGAAATCCTGCGACGCTTACTTTTTCGACCTGAAGCCCGACGGCATTCTGATTGTGGACAGCACCTTTGTGAAACAGGTGCCCACGACGCGAGCCATCTCCATTCCCTTTACCCAGATCGCTCGATCGCAATTAAAGAAAGAAATGACCGCCAACATCATCGCTCTAGGAGCCTTGGCCGTGCTGACACGGTGCGTTTCCTTGAGTTCTCTGGAAGCGGCGGTGTTGGCTCGAGTCCCCTCGGGGACCGAAGAGCTCAATAAAGCGGCCCTGGAAGCCGGCATCAACGCGGCTAAAAGTCATTTGAAAGGAACTTAG
- the surE gene encoding 5'/3'-nucleotidase SurE, translating into MRILLTNDDGIFAKGIEALYEALSRHHDVYVIAPETERSAVGHAITFLDPLLVKPVKRNGAFFGYACTGTPADCVKLGVCELMRPLPDVVVSGINLGANVGINVLYSGTVSAATEGAILGFPAVAVSIDSFEPQDFSGATEAVLHLLTIIEKRGLPRGVCLNVNVPNLSSKDIRGMRITHQGRLIYQESYERRIDPRNRVYYWLTGSVQVVENSPDADVQALAEGYISITPIQHDLTHHAMLAELKRWGLDDSAKRLHVAASRK; encoded by the coding sequence ATGAGAATCCTTCTGACGAACGACGATGGCATCTTCGCCAAGGGTATTGAAGCCCTGTACGAAGCCCTAAGCCGTCACCACGATGTTTATGTGATTGCCCCGGAAACGGAACGCAGCGCCGTCGGTCATGCCATCACCTTTCTGGATCCTCTGCTGGTCAAGCCGGTCAAGCGTAATGGAGCTTTCTTCGGCTACGCCTGCACGGGAACACCGGCTGACTGCGTCAAACTGGGCGTCTGCGAACTCATGCGCCCTCTTCCCGATGTGGTGGTTTCTGGGATCAACCTGGGAGCCAACGTGGGAATCAACGTGCTTTATTCCGGAACCGTTTCGGCCGCCACCGAAGGAGCCATTCTAGGATTTCCGGCCGTAGCGGTTTCCATCGATTCCTTTGAACCGCAGGACTTTTCAGGAGCCACCGAAGCGGTGCTGCATCTTCTTACCATTATCGAAAAGCGCGGCCTTCCGCGCGGCGTCTGCCTCAATGTCAATGTGCCCAACCTTTCTTCCAAAGATATTCGCGGTATGCGCATCACTCATCAAGGTCGCCTGATCTACCAGGAAAGCTATGAACGCCGCATTGACCCTCGAAACCGCGTCTACTACTGGTTGACGGGATCGGTTCAGGTGGTTGAAAACAGTCCGGATGCCGACGTGCAAGCCTTGGCCGAAGGCTACATTTCCATTACGCCCATTCAGCATGATCTCACCCATCACGCCATGCTGGCGGAACTCAAACGCTGGGGCCTGGACGACTCTGCAAAACGCCTGCACGTGGCGGCTTCACGAAAATGA